The following is a genomic window from Hymenobacter sp. APR13.
TTTGGCGCCGGCGTAGTGGGCATGCTGCTGTTCGTATTTGCCGTCAGCATCAACTTTCTGAACCTGTTCGGGCAGATGCCCAACCTGAAGACGCTGGAAAGCCCCCGCAGTGAGCTGGCCTCGGAAGTGTACTCGGCCGATGGCGTGCTGATGGGCAAATACTTCCGCGAAAACCGCACGCCGGTGGCCTACGAAGAGCTGGCCCAGACCACGATTGACGCCCTGATTGCCACCGAGGATGCCCGCTTCGAGGAGCACTCCGGCATCGACCCCAAAGCCCTGGCCCGTGTGGCATCTGGCGTGGTGCGCGGCGGCAAGAACGGCGGCGGCTCCACGCTCAGCCAGCAGCTGGCCAAGATGCTGTTCCGCACCCGCGAAGACCTCAACAACGGCCGCCTCAACGAAGCGCCGCTGCTGGGCATGGTCATCACCAAAACCAAGGAGTGGATTCTGGCCGTGCGCCTGGAGCGCAACTACACCAAGCGCGAAATCCTGCGCATGTACCTCAACACCGCCGATTTTGGCTCCAATGCTTTCGGCATCAACGTAGCGGCCAAAACCTTCTTCAACAAGAAGCCGCGGGTGCTCACGCTCGAGGAGTCGGCGCTGCTGGTGGGGCTGGTGAACGGGCCGTCGTGGTTCAACCCGGTGCGCAACCCGGAACGCTCCAAGAAGCGCCGCGACTGGGTGCTGAGCCAGATGAGCAAGTACCAGTACATCGACGAGCCGACGTACGCTGCCACCATCCAGAAGCCCATCAAGCTGGACTACAAGGTGGAAAACCAGAACGAAGGTATTGCGCCCTACTTCCGCACCGAGCTCAGCAAAACCCTGCGCGACTGGGCCAAGGAAACCGACCACGACCTGTACTCCGACGGCCTGAAAATCTACACCACGATTGACTCGCGGATGCAGAAGTACGCCGAGTCGGCCGTGGCCGAGCACATGAAGCTGCAGCAGAAGTGGTTCGACCAGCACTGGAAAGGCCAGCAGCCCTGGCGCGACGAAAACGGCCGCCTGATTCCCAACTTCCTGAGCTCGTCCATCAAGCGCACGGCCCGCTACCAGTCGCTCAACGCCCGCTTCGAGGGCAACAAGGACTCCATCAAGTACTACCTCAACAAGAAGTATAAGATGAAGGTGTTCACCTGGCAGGGCGGCGAGAAGGAAGTGAATATGTCGCCGATGGACTCGCTGGCCTACTACAAGCGCCTGCTGCACGCCGGGTTTATGGCCATGAACCCGCTCAACGGCCAAATCAAGGCCTGGGTGGGCGGCATCAACTACAAATACATCAAATACGACCACGTGAAGCAGGGCAAACGCCAGCCGGGCTCCACGTTCAAGCCGTTCGTGTACGTGGCCGCCATCGACCAGGGCTACTCGCCCTGCTACCAGCGCCCCGACGTGGCTACCACCTTCCCGGCCGAGCGCGGCCGGCCCGCCTACACGCCCCGCAACTTCGAGGGCTCG
Proteins encoded in this region:
- a CDS encoding penicillin-binding protein 1A, which translates into the protein MAYPATKTKTTSRKPQHPGRFTGLARTMWLLFGAGVVGMLLFVFAVSINFLNLFGQMPNLKTLESPRSELASEVYSADGVLMGKYFRENRTPVAYEELAQTTIDALIATEDARFEEHSGIDPKALARVASGVVRGGKNGGGSTLSQQLAKMLFRTREDLNNGRLNEAPLLGMVITKTKEWILAVRLERNYTKREILRMYLNTADFGSNAFGINVAAKTFFNKKPRVLTLEESALLVGLVNGPSWFNPVRNPERSKKRRDWVLSQMSKYQYIDEPTYAATIQKPIKLDYKVENQNEGIAPYFRTELSKTLRDWAKETDHDLYSDGLKIYTTIDSRMQKYAESAVAEHMKLQQKWFDQHWKGQQPWRDENGRLIPNFLSSSIKRTARYQSLNARFEGNKDSIKYYLNKKYKMKVFTWQGGEKEVNMSPMDSLAYYKRLLHAGFMAMNPLNGQIKAWVGGINYKYIKYDHVKQGKRQPGSTFKPFVYVAAIDQGYSPCYQRPDVATTFPAERGRPAYTPRNFEGSFSGRTFTLRQALARSMNSITAWLVQKLGPDVVASYAKRLGITSPIEAVPAIGFGSSDVSIYELTGAYSTFVNKGVWTAPIMVTRIEDKNGNVLREFVAQTREALTEQTAYLMTHMLRGATEEQGGTSIILKGGFKFPYEMGAKTGTTNNYSDGWFMGLTPDLVCGTWVGGEDRSIHFRTGAYGQGSRLALPLYGIFMKKVYADKSIGINTGPFPKPSKPLDVEIDCSRYYNGATQRDTIPYDQKLDQVELGDLSEEDI